From Streptomyces sp. 6-11-2, one genomic window encodes:
- a CDS encoding VOC family protein: MSLVNAGVVVLDCAEPEKLAMFYKELLQARETDVTANLVQIRAADGLRLAFRRDANATPPSWPRPENSLQAHLDFLVEDLDAAERRVVELGGRPVEAKDAPGPYEERGCSDPAGHTFTLRRVPQAGPKQG, from the coding sequence ATGTCACTGGTGAACGCGGGCGTCGTGGTGCTCGACTGCGCCGAGCCCGAGAAACTCGCCATGTTCTACAAGGAGTTGCTCCAGGCGCGGGAGACGGACGTGACCGCGAACCTGGTGCAGATCAGGGCCGCCGACGGACTGCGGCTCGCCTTCCGCCGCGACGCGAACGCTACCCCGCCGAGCTGGCCCCGCCCCGAGAACTCGCTCCAGGCGCACCTGGACTTCCTGGTGGAGGACCTGGACGCGGCCGAGCGCCGAGTCGTCGAACTCGGCGGCCGCCCCGTCGAAGCCAAGGACGCCCCCGGCCCGTACGAGGAACGCGGCTGTTCCGACCCGGCCGGTCACACCTTCACCCTCCGCCGCGTCCCCCAGGCCGGCCCCAAACAGGGCTGA
- a CDS encoding LysE family transporter, whose product MSAALVAGLLAGYGIAVPVGAVATYLVTLTARTSLRTGVCAALGVATADGLYALLATLGGSALAAALRPVLVPLRWASALLLAALAVRGAVGAVRRYRGHRLAARAAPPPVNPARAYLALLGITLLNPTTLVYFAALVLGTRGTQAAPPSQQAVFVLAALAASASWQLLLASGGALLGRALTGSRGQLVTTLASSTVITALALRMLLPTG is encoded by the coding sequence GTGAGCGCCGCGCTCGTCGCGGGCCTGCTCGCGGGCTACGGCATCGCCGTACCCGTCGGCGCCGTCGCGACCTATCTCGTCACCCTGACCGCCCGTACGTCCCTGCGGACCGGTGTGTGCGCCGCGCTCGGCGTGGCGACGGCCGACGGCCTCTACGCCCTGCTCGCCACCCTCGGCGGCTCGGCCCTGGCCGCCGCGCTGCGGCCGGTACTCGTGCCGCTGCGCTGGGCGTCGGCCCTGCTGCTCGCAGCGCTGGCCGTCCGGGGCGCGGTCGGCGCGGTGCGGCGGTACCGCGGGCACCGGCTCGCCGCCCGGGCCGCCCCGCCGCCGGTGAACCCGGCCCGTGCGTACCTGGCGCTGCTCGGGATCACCCTGCTCAACCCCACCACGCTGGTCTACTTCGCGGCGCTGGTGCTCGGCACCCGCGGCACACAGGCCGCGCCCCCGTCCCAGCAGGCGGTGTTCGTACTGGCGGCCCTCGCCGCCTCCGCGAGCTGGCAACTCCTGCTCGCGAGCGGCGGCGCCCTGCTCGGCCGCGCCCTGACAGGCTCCCGGGGACAGCTGGTGACGACCCTGGCGTCCAGCACCGTGATCACGGCACTGGCGCTGCGAATGCTGCTGCCAACGGGATGA
- a CDS encoding ferredoxin, with protein sequence MHIEIDKDRCIGAGQCALTAPGVFTQDDDGFSALLPGREDGAGDPLVREAARACPVGAITLSEDE encoded by the coding sequence ATGCACATCGAGATCGACAAGGACCGCTGCATCGGCGCCGGACAGTGCGCCCTGACCGCGCCGGGTGTGTTCACCCAGGACGACGACGGCTTCAGCGCCCTGCTGCCCGGCCGGGAGGACGGCGCCGGCGACCCGCTGGTCCGGGAGGCCGCCCGGGCCTGCCCCGTGGGCGCCATCACGCTGTCCGAGGACGAGTAA
- a CDS encoding flavoprotein, which yields MPGAKSGAASGKPFLYVVVCAAGIAEGVSKLITAAQERGWEVGVIATPVAMGGFFDTAGVEALTRRPIRSAWRTPADPRPFPPPDAVVVAPATFNTLNKWAAGTADTLALGTLCETYGLGVPVVVLPCVSDTLAAHPAYRESLARLRGMGVRFGEPFSGEPARDGGRPAFGWERALDLLDTFPTRTPAGRPGS from the coding sequence ATGCCCGGGGCGAAGTCCGGGGCAGCGTCCGGGAAACCCTTCCTCTACGTCGTCGTCTGCGCCGCCGGCATCGCCGAGGGCGTCAGCAAGCTGATCACCGCCGCGCAGGAACGGGGCTGGGAGGTCGGTGTCATCGCGACCCCGGTCGCCATGGGCGGCTTCTTCGACACCGCCGGGGTCGAGGCGCTGACCCGCCGCCCCATACGGTCGGCCTGGCGCACGCCGGCCGACCCGCGCCCGTTCCCGCCGCCGGACGCCGTGGTCGTGGCGCCCGCCACCTTCAACACGCTCAACAAGTGGGCCGCCGGGACCGCCGACACGCTCGCCCTGGGCACCCTGTGCGAGACGTACGGCCTGGGCGTCCCGGTCGTGGTCCTGCCGTGCGTGTCCGACACCCTCGCCGCCCACCCCGCCTACCGGGAGAGCCTCGCCCGCCTGCGCGGGATGGGCGTCCGCTTCGGGGAGCCGTTCTCCGGCGAACCGGCGCGGGACGGCGGCCGGCCCGCGTTCGGCTGGGAACGGGCACTGGACCTGCTGGACACGTTTCCGACGCGGACGCCCGCGGGCCGCCCCGGCTCGTGA
- a CDS encoding ricin-type beta-trefoil lectin domain protein, with protein MKDPGTSNSPTSPGPFGTTDEQLSAELRKWTGTSPALLPVGELLDRHWESAFAYARLCADGPHPAGMLTTAAFTRLFGEFLRQSGPTAAWRPQLLVTVRRIAAEWSADHRQEMLHPELRAAGADGERIAARLLPPGDRRLLSRAFQRLPQTGRALLWHAEVDAEPLAVPARLLGLDEEDARVELGRARERLREECLQVHREVAPRQECLLYLRLLDVTYRRGGVHVDPDLRTHLAGCTHCRHTADQLAQFNADLGGALAEGVLGWGARAYRASRLAGPSALTEPEHPAPAAESGPVASAGGGPFASGPVASAGGEPFASGWPETPGGVEPFAPDPSGPVAAGQAYPAGRPDGPGGAFGTDPAGGPASEMSAAAPFAAPVAAEPWGSAPPPATAAVGPASRAAPAGRGTGAEPASADRRAPTPDTEPVPAGRGAAAAGPGDGVASAGGTAGGRAATRGRSARKAARRARQRNLVIAVATVSGLVVLPLTLWAVLGSGDGTPTRAEQQPSGPPGTGASASGPSWTGAGTAARGTLRGRLHNAASGLCVDVVGEKAVDGAETELAACSSAPGQQWVYETDGLLRSGAAPGLCLDSHLGYSVRLAPCVAGSGSGARNIRYDFTLQGMLVPRFDQDLALTPAATDGGGALVLKTRAKNDTQRWAMDSSAPELQMEVVNWDLDGGSSARPGPGPSEPATPAETPAPARSAPRTTPSPTAGGAEPSATDSCSSHGHPCSWDDRNRRHRHGGGR; from the coding sequence GTGAAAGACCCGGGCACGTCCAATTCCCCCACGTCACCCGGTCCGTTCGGTACCACGGACGAGCAGTTGAGCGCCGAACTCCGGAAGTGGACAGGTACCTCGCCCGCTCTGCTGCCCGTCGGTGAACTCCTCGACCGGCACTGGGAGTCGGCCTTCGCCTACGCACGGCTGTGCGCCGACGGCCCGCATCCCGCGGGCATGCTCACCACCGCGGCCTTCACCCGCCTGTTCGGCGAGTTCCTGCGGCAGTCCGGGCCGACCGCCGCCTGGCGGCCCCAACTGCTCGTCACCGTACGCCGGATCGCGGCGGAGTGGAGCGCGGACCACCGCCAGGAGATGCTGCACCCGGAGTTGAGGGCCGCGGGCGCCGACGGAGAGCGGATCGCCGCGCGGCTGCTGCCGCCGGGTGACCGGCGTCTGCTGTCCCGTGCGTTCCAGCGGCTGCCGCAGACGGGCCGCGCCCTGTTGTGGCACGCGGAGGTCGACGCCGAACCCCTCGCCGTCCCGGCCCGGCTGCTCGGCCTCGACGAGGAGGACGCGCGCGTCGAACTCGGGCGGGCCCGGGAGCGGTTGCGCGAGGAGTGCCTCCAGGTGCACCGCGAGGTCGCACCCCGGCAGGAGTGCCTGCTCTACCTGCGGCTGCTCGACGTGACCTACCGGCGCGGCGGCGTCCACGTCGACCCCGATCTGCGCACGCACCTGGCCGGCTGCACGCACTGCCGGCACACCGCCGACCAATTGGCCCAGTTCAACGCGGACCTGGGTGGCGCGCTGGCCGAGGGAGTCCTCGGCTGGGGTGCCCGCGCCTACCGTGCCTCCCGCCTGGCCGGTCCCTCGGCCCTGACGGAACCGGAACACCCCGCGCCCGCCGCCGAGTCGGGGCCGGTCGCGTCCGCCGGGGGAGGGCCGTTCGCGTCGGGGCCGGTCGCGTCCGCCGGGGGAGAGCCGTTCGCGTCGGGGTGGCCGGAGACGCCGGGCGGGGTCGAGCCTTTCGCGCCGGATCCGTCCGGTCCGGTGGCCGCCGGTCAGGCCTACCCGGCCGGGCGGCCCGACGGCCCGGGCGGCGCCTTCGGCACCGACCCGGCGGGTGGGCCCGCCTCCGAGATGTCCGCCGCCGCGCCCTTCGCGGCCCCCGTCGCTGCCGAGCCCTGGGGTTCCGCCCCGCCGCCCGCCACCGCGGCCGTCGGCCCGGCCTCGCGTGCGGCACCGGCCGGTCGCGGTACCGGGGCCGAGCCGGCCTCTGCCGATCGCAGGGCGCCAACGCCGGACACGGAGCCGGTGCCGGCCGGCCGCGGCGCCGCGGCAGCGGGACCGGGGGACGGGGTGGCGTCGGCGGGCGGGACGGCCGGGGGCCGTGCGGCCACGCGGGGGCGGTCGGCCCGGAAGGCGGCGCGGCGGGCGCGGCAGCGGAACCTGGTCATCGCGGTGGCGACGGTGAGCGGGCTGGTCGTGCTGCCGCTCACGCTGTGGGCGGTGCTCGGCTCCGGGGACGGAACCCCCACACGCGCCGAACAACAGCCCTCCGGGCCGCCCGGCACCGGCGCCTCGGCCTCCGGACCGTCGTGGACCGGAGCCGGGACGGCGGCCAGGGGCACCCTGCGCGGACGGTTGCACAACGCCGCGTCCGGACTGTGCGTCGACGTCGTCGGCGAGAAGGCCGTCGACGGCGCGGAGACCGAGCTGGCGGCCTGCTCCTCGGCCCCCGGCCAGCAGTGGGTGTACGAGACCGACGGCCTGCTGCGCAGCGGCGCCGCGCCCGGCCTGTGCCTGGACTCCCACCTCGGCTACTCGGTACGGCTCGCCCCCTGCGTGGCCGGCTCCGGATCCGGCGCCAGGAACATCCGCTACGACTTCACACTTCAGGGCATGCTCGTACCCCGTTTCGACCAGGACCTGGCCCTGACGCCCGCCGCCACGGACGGCGGTGGCGCCCTCGTGCTCAAGACCCGCGCGAAGAACGACACCCAGCGCTGGGCGATGGACTCCTCCGCGCCGGAGCTCCAGATGGAGGTCGTCAACTGGGACCTGGACGGCGGCTCGTCGGCCCGGCCCGGCCCCGGACCATCGGAGCCTGCGACACCGGCGGAGACGCCCGCCCCGGCCCGCAGCGCGCCCCGGACGACCCCGTCGCCCACGGCCGGCGGCGCCGAGCCGTCCGCCACGGACAGCTGTTCCTCCCACGGCCACCCCTGTTCGTGGGACGACCGGAACAGGCGGCACCGCCACGGAGGCGGCCGCTGA
- a CDS encoding ribose-phosphate pyrophosphokinase: MRDIAVFSGSAHPDLAAEVCAHLGVPLSPARVSRFANDCLEVQLRANCRERDVFLIQPLVKPVQEHLVELLLMCDAARGASAGRITVVMPHYSYARSDKKDAPRISLGGRLVADLLVAAGACRVLAMTLHAPQVHGFFSVPVDHLHALRELAEHFRQYDLSRTTVVSPDLGNVKEAAAFARMIGARVAAGAKQRYADDRVTISSVIGDVAGRDVIVLDDEIAKGSTVLELLDRLRELGPRSIRVACTHGLFAAGALKRLTEQSDVLEIVCTNTVPVPVGDEEHRAHKDKLRILSIAPALAEAVRRIHNGESVSALFDAPPTE; the protein is encoded by the coding sequence GTGCGAGACATCGCGGTGTTCAGCGGCAGCGCCCACCCCGACCTGGCGGCGGAGGTCTGCGCCCATCTGGGTGTGCCCCTCAGCCCGGCGCGGGTCAGCCGGTTCGCCAACGACTGCCTGGAGGTGCAGCTCCGGGCGAACTGCCGGGAGCGGGACGTCTTCCTCATCCAGCCGCTGGTCAAGCCGGTGCAGGAGCATCTCGTGGAGCTGCTGCTGATGTGCGACGCGGCCCGCGGCGCCTCCGCCGGGCGGATCACCGTCGTGATGCCGCACTATTCCTACGCCCGCTCGGACAAGAAGGACGCGCCGCGTATCTCGCTGGGCGGCCGGCTGGTGGCCGATCTGCTGGTCGCGGCCGGCGCGTGCCGTGTGCTGGCGATGACGCTGCACGCCCCGCAGGTGCACGGCTTCTTCTCGGTGCCCGTCGACCATCTGCACGCGCTGCGTGAACTCGCCGAGCACTTCCGGCAGTACGACCTGTCCCGCACCACCGTGGTCTCCCCGGACCTGGGCAACGTCAAGGAGGCGGCCGCGTTCGCCCGGATGATCGGGGCCCGGGTGGCCGCCGGGGCCAAGCAGCGCTACGCCGACGACCGGGTGACCATCAGCTCCGTCATCGGCGATGTGGCCGGGCGGGACGTCATCGTGCTGGACGACGAGATCGCCAAGGGCAGTACGGTGCTCGAACTGCTCGACCGGCTACGAGAGTTGGGGCCCCGCTCCATCCGCGTCGCCTGCACCCACGGCCTGTTCGCGGCGGGTGCCCTCAAACGGCTGACCGAGCAGAGCGACGTCCTGGAGATCGTGTGCACCAACACCGTGCCGGTGCCGGTGGGGGACGAGGAGCACCGGGCCCACAAGGACAAGCTGCGGATCCTGTCCATCGCCCCGGCCCTCGCGGAGGCCGTACGCCGCATCCACAACGGCGAGTCGGTCAGCGCCCTGTTCGACGCACCGCCCACCGAGTAG
- a CDS encoding NADP-dependent oxidoreductase — translation MNRMETMRAIGQDVLGGPEVLREIELERPVPRPNEVLVRVRAAGVNPTDWKHRANGGFLGEPPFVLGWDVSGVVEATGIGASLFRPGDEVFGMLPYPFGHGSHAEYVTAPARAFAPKPDAIDHTGAGALPLVSLTAWQALVERADLQAGQRVLIHAAAGGVGHVAVQIAKARGAYVFGTAGAGKHDFLRGIGVDEPVDYRSTDFTEAVRDVDVVLDTLGGDTSLRSLRVLRPGGLLVSILPVGSDELYHEAERLGVRAVRMLVDADHHGMKSIAQLVEQGRLRATIAGTFRPAEAARAHELGETGRTTGKLVLLMD, via the coding sequence ATGAACCGCATGGAGACGATGCGCGCGATCGGTCAGGACGTCCTCGGCGGTCCCGAGGTGCTGCGGGAAATCGAACTGGAGCGGCCCGTGCCCAGGCCCAACGAGGTGCTGGTGCGGGTGCGGGCCGCCGGGGTGAACCCCACGGACTGGAAACACCGGGCCAACGGCGGCTTCCTCGGCGAACCGCCGTTCGTGCTGGGCTGGGACGTCTCCGGGGTGGTCGAGGCGACGGGCATCGGAGCCTCCCTCTTCCGGCCCGGGGACGAGGTCTTCGGCATGCTGCCGTACCCGTTCGGCCACGGCTCCCACGCCGAGTACGTGACCGCTCCGGCCCGGGCCTTCGCGCCGAAGCCGGACGCGATCGACCACACCGGGGCGGGCGCGCTGCCGCTGGTGTCGCTGACCGCGTGGCAGGCGCTGGTGGAGCGGGCGGATCTCCAAGCGGGACAGCGCGTGTTGATCCACGCGGCGGCCGGAGGAGTCGGCCATGTGGCCGTGCAGATCGCCAAGGCGCGCGGCGCGTACGTCTTCGGCACCGCCGGCGCGGGCAAGCACGACTTCCTGCGCGGCATCGGTGTGGACGAGCCGGTCGACTACCGCTCGACCGACTTCACCGAGGCGGTACGGGACGTCGACGTCGTGCTGGACACCCTCGGCGGCGACACCTCGCTCCGTTCGCTGCGGGTGCTGCGCCCGGGCGGCCTCCTGGTGTCGATCCTGCCGGTCGGCTCCGACGAGCTCTACCACGAGGCCGAGCGGCTCGGCGTCCGGGCGGTCCGGATGCTCGTCGACGCCGACCACCACGGCATGAAGTCGATCGCGCAGCTCGTCGAACAGGGCAGGCTGCGCGCCACGATCGCCGGTACCTTCCGGCCGGCCGAGGCCGCCAGGGCGCACGAGCTCGGCGAAACCGGCCGCACCACGGGCAAGCTGGTCCTGCTGATGGACTGA
- a CDS encoding anti-sigma factor antagonist → MQQDPAPPFTRHLRVHRDRGHTVLEFRGEIDIAAEAQIAPHIDRATARPGARVVIDLSRVDFFDCSGLRLLYRARGRVLDHGGELHLVCTHPLTLRILKVTGLSRLLPPQPTLEAALEQHGAASGSV, encoded by the coding sequence GTGCAGCAGGATCCTGCGCCGCCGTTCACCCGGCATCTGCGCGTCCATCGGGACCGCGGGCACACCGTGCTGGAGTTCCGCGGCGAGATCGACATCGCCGCGGAGGCGCAGATCGCCCCCCACATCGACCGGGCCACCGCACGGCCCGGGGCCCGGGTCGTGATCGACCTGAGCCGGGTGGACTTCTTCGACTGCTCAGGACTGCGCCTGCTGTACCGGGCCCGCGGCCGGGTCCTCGACCACGGCGGAGAGCTGCACCTGGTGTGCACACACCCGCTGACCCTGCGCATCCTGAAGGTCACCGGGCTGTCCCGGCTGCTGCCGCCGCAGCCGACGCTGGAGGCGGCGCTGGAACAACACGGGGCCGCGTCCGGCTCCGTGTGA
- a CDS encoding aldo/keto reductase: protein MQYARLGSTGLEVSRICLGCMTYGVPGRGTHEWTLDEEASRPLIRQALEAGITFFDTANVYSDGTSEEIVGRALRDFARRDDIVLATKVHGRMRPGPNGGGLSRKAIMTEIDHSLRRLGTDYVDLYQIHRWDPHTPVEETMEALHDLVRAGKVRYIGASSMYAWQFSKAQYTALLHGWTRFASMQNHYNLLYREEEREMLPLCADQGVGVLPWSPLARGRLTRDWGTTTGRSATDAFGGRLYTEGDRGIVEAVTRVAGDRGVPRAQVALAWLLRQDTVTAPIVGASRPEHLRDAVAAVELELSDKEAEELEGPYTPHAVSGH from the coding sequence ATGCAGTACGCAAGGCTCGGTTCGACGGGCCTCGAGGTGTCGCGGATCTGTCTGGGCTGCATGACCTACGGCGTGCCCGGCCGCGGCACGCACGAGTGGACCCTCGACGAGGAGGCGTCACGCCCGCTGATCCGGCAGGCGCTGGAAGCGGGGATCACCTTCTTCGACACGGCCAACGTCTACTCCGACGGCACCAGTGAGGAGATCGTCGGCCGCGCGCTGCGCGACTTCGCCCGCCGGGACGACATCGTGCTCGCCACCAAGGTGCACGGCCGGATGCGGCCGGGACCCAACGGCGGCGGGCTGTCCCGCAAGGCGATCATGACGGAGATCGACCACAGCCTGCGCCGGCTGGGCACCGACTACGTCGACCTGTACCAGATCCACCGCTGGGACCCGCACACGCCGGTCGAGGAGACCATGGAGGCGCTGCACGACCTGGTGAGGGCGGGCAAGGTCCGCTACATCGGGGCGAGTTCGATGTACGCCTGGCAGTTCTCCAAGGCCCAGTACACGGCCCTGCTGCACGGCTGGACCCGCTTCGCCTCCATGCAGAACCACTACAACCTGCTCTACCGCGAGGAGGAGCGGGAGATGCTTCCCCTGTGCGCGGACCAGGGCGTCGGCGTCCTGCCGTGGAGCCCGTTGGCCCGCGGCCGCCTCACCCGCGACTGGGGCACCACCACCGGGCGCAGCGCCACCGACGCCTTCGGCGGCCGGCTCTACACGGAGGGCGACCGCGGCATCGTCGAGGCCGTCACCCGCGTCGCCGGGGACCGCGGGGTCCCGCGCGCCCAGGTCGCCCTCGCCTGGCTGCTGCGCCAGGACACGGTCACGGCGCCGATCGTCGGCGCGTCCAGGCCGGAGCACCTGCGGGACGCGGTGGCCGCGGTCGAACTGGAGCTGAGCGACAAGGAGGCCGAGGAGCTGGAAGGGCCGTACACACCGCACGCCGTCAGCGGTCACTGA
- a CDS encoding nitroreductase family deazaflavin-dependent oxidoreductase, which translates to MALEGEYEPSPTQWVREQVELYESSGGTKGTTLLDTGLPVILLTTVGARSGRIRKTPLMRVEHEGQYAVVASQGGAPQHPFWYFNLKADPRVELQDGPAKQDMTAREVTGGEKARWWERAVAAFPPYAEYQEKTSREIPVFVLEPAAGN; encoded by the coding sequence ATGGCTCTTGAGGGCGAGTACGAGCCCAGCCCGACCCAGTGGGTGCGGGAGCAGGTGGAGCTGTACGAGAGCTCCGGCGGCACCAAGGGGACGACGCTGCTGGACACGGGACTTCCCGTGATCCTGCTGACCACCGTGGGCGCTCGGAGCGGCAGGATCCGCAAGACACCGTTGATGCGCGTGGAACACGAGGGGCAGTACGCCGTGGTGGCCTCCCAGGGCGGTGCGCCCCAGCACCCGTTCTGGTACTTCAACCTCAAGGCCGACCCCCGCGTCGAGCTCCAGGACGGTCCGGCCAAGCAGGACATGACGGCCCGTGAGGTGACCGGTGGGGAGAAGGCGCGGTGGTGGGAACGGGCCGTGGCCGCGTTCCCCCCGTACGCCGAGTACCAGGAGAAGACTTCGCGGGAGATCCCGGTCTTCGTGCTGGAACCGGCCGCCGGGAACTGA
- a CDS encoding cytochrome P450, with translation MTDLTELSEPVSFPQDRACPYHPPTGYDPLRTARPLARIRLYDGRPAWLVTGHAVARDLLVDPRLSTDRTRSGFPATTPRFAAVRDRKPALLGVDDPKHRTQRRMMIPSFTLKRATELRPRIQEIVDELLDAMIAQGPPVDLVRAFALPVPSMVICALLGVPYADHEFFEEQSRRLLRGPTAEDTQDARDRLAEYLEELIDQKRRQPGEGLLDELVQQRLHEGELDREELTALAMILLVAGHETTANMISLGTYTLLLHPDRLTELRADPSLLPDAIEELMRMLSIADGLLRQATEDIEIAGTTIRAGDGVVFSTSVINRDEEVYPAPDTLDFHRSARHHVAFGFGIHQCLGQNLARTELEIALRTLLERLPGLRLAAPPEEIPFKPGDTIQGMLELPVSW, from the coding sequence ATGACAGACCTGACCGAACTGTCCGAGCCCGTCTCCTTCCCCCAGGACCGGGCCTGCCCCTACCACCCGCCCACCGGGTACGACCCGCTGCGCACCGCCCGGCCACTGGCCCGCATCCGGCTCTACGACGGCCGCCCGGCCTGGCTCGTGACCGGCCACGCCGTCGCCCGGGACCTGCTGGTGGACCCCCGGCTGTCCACGGACCGCACCCGCTCGGGTTTCCCGGCCACCACGCCCCGCTTCGCCGCGGTCCGCGACCGCAAACCGGCGCTCCTGGGCGTCGACGACCCCAAGCACCGCACCCAGCGGCGGATGATGATCCCGAGCTTCACCCTCAAGCGCGCCACCGAGCTGAGGCCGCGCATCCAGGAGATCGTCGACGAACTGCTGGACGCGATGATCGCGCAGGGACCGCCCGTCGACCTGGTGCGCGCCTTCGCGCTGCCGGTGCCGTCCATGGTGATCTGCGCCCTGCTCGGCGTGCCCTACGCCGACCACGAGTTCTTCGAGGAGCAGTCGAGGCGGCTGCTGCGCGGACCGACGGCCGAGGACACGCAGGACGCCCGGGACCGGCTGGCGGAGTACCTGGAGGAGCTGATCGACCAGAAGCGTCGGCAGCCCGGCGAGGGCCTGCTGGACGAACTCGTCCAGCAGCGGCTGCACGAGGGTGAGCTGGACCGCGAGGAGCTGACCGCGCTGGCGATGATCCTCCTGGTCGCGGGCCACGAGACCACCGCCAACATGATCTCCCTGGGTACCTACACGCTCCTGCTGCACCCCGACCGGCTGACCGAGCTGCGCGCCGACCCCTCGCTGCTGCCGGACGCGATCGAGGAACTCATGCGGATGCTGTCCATCGCGGACGGGCTGCTGCGCCAGGCCACCGAGGACATCGAGATCGCCGGGACCACGATCAGGGCCGGGGACGGCGTGGTCTTCTCCACCTCCGTCATCAACCGCGACGAGGAGGTCTACCCGGCGCCCGACACTCTCGACTTCCACCGTTCGGCCCGCCACCACGTCGCCTTCGGCTTCGGCATCCACCAGTGCCTCGGCCAGAACCTCGCCCGCACCGAGCTGGAGATCGCCCTGCGCACGCTCCTCGAACGGCTGCCCGGGCTCCGGCTCGCCGCCCCGCCGGAGGAGATTCCCTTCAAACCCGGCGACACCATCCAGGGGATGCTGGAACTCCCCGTCAGCTGGTAA
- a CDS encoding glutathione S-transferase family protein: protein MSGGGEGNNAYGHKAFKRSKSHFVDRITADGRDGWPVEAGRYRLVVSRACPWASRSLVSRRLLGLEDALSLAVVDPIQDDRSWRFTLDADGRDPVLGIRFLSEAYDRRETGYPGGVSVPAVVDVPSGELVTNDFQQITLDLAAEWSALHRPGAPDLYPRARRDEIDTVMAEVYEDVNNGVYRAGFASNQEEYEAACSGVFRRLELLASRLAGQRYLVGDTITEADIRLFTTLVRFDAVYHGHFKCNLWKLAENPVLWAYSRDLYQTPGFGDTVDFDHIKRHYYQVHTGLNPTRIVPLGPDLSGWLTPHHREELGGRPFGDGTPPGPVRPGEEVPPRGRP, encoded by the coding sequence ATGAGCGGCGGGGGCGAGGGCAACAACGCCTACGGCCACAAGGCCTTCAAGCGGTCCAAGAGCCACTTCGTGGACCGGATCACCGCCGACGGGCGGGACGGCTGGCCGGTGGAGGCCGGGCGTTACCGGCTGGTCGTCAGCCGTGCCTGCCCGTGGGCGAGCAGGTCACTGGTCTCCCGGCGGCTGCTGGGACTGGAGGACGCCCTGTCGCTGGCCGTCGTGGATCCGATCCAGGACGACCGGAGCTGGCGTTTCACACTCGACGCCGACGGCCGGGATCCCGTACTCGGGATCCGTTTCCTCAGCGAGGCCTACGACCGGCGGGAGACCGGCTACCCCGGTGGGGTGAGCGTGCCCGCGGTCGTCGACGTGCCCAGCGGCGAGCTGGTCACCAACGACTTCCAGCAGATCACGCTCGACCTCGCCGCCGAATGGAGCGCGCTGCACCGGCCCGGCGCGCCGGACCTGTACCCGCGGGCGCGGCGCGACGAGATCGACACGGTGATGGCGGAGGTGTACGAGGACGTCAACAACGGCGTGTACCGGGCGGGCTTCGCCTCGAACCAGGAGGAGTACGAGGCCGCCTGCTCGGGCGTGTTCCGGCGGCTGGAGCTGCTGGCGTCCCGCCTGGCCGGGCAGCGCTACCTCGTGGGCGACACGATCACCGAGGCGGACATCCGGCTGTTCACCACGCTGGTCCGGTTCGACGCCGTCTACCACGGCCACTTCAAGTGCAATCTGTGGAAGCTCGCCGAGAACCCCGTGCTGTGGGCGTACAGCCGGGACCTGTACCAGACTCCCGGTTTCGGGGACACGGTCGACTTCGACCACATCAAGCGGCACTACTACCAGGTGCACACGGGCCTCAACCCGACTCGGATCGTGCCGCTCGGGCCGGACCTGTCCGGATGGCTGACTCCGCATCACCGCGAGGAGCTCGGCGGGCGCCCGTTCGGCGACGGGACCCCTCCGGGTCCCGTACGGCCCGGCGAGGAGGTTCCGCCGCGAGGCCGGCCCTGA
- a CDS encoding DUF4235 domain-containing protein, with protein MAKKKHKIPLAYQPVGFALGWVGGTLAGLAFRATWKAIRHEEEVPEALDEDRRWGEILLAAAVQGAIFAVVRSAVDRAGATAVERSLGVWPAKVRDDHD; from the coding sequence ATGGCCAAGAAGAAGCACAAGATCCCGCTCGCCTACCAGCCCGTCGGCTTCGCGCTGGGCTGGGTCGGCGGCACGCTGGCGGGCTTGGCGTTCCGCGCGACGTGGAAGGCCATCCGTCACGAGGAGGAGGTCCCCGAGGCGCTCGACGAGGACCGCCGCTGGGGCGAGATCCTGCTCGCCGCGGCCGTCCAGGGCGCCATCTTCGCCGTCGTGCGCAGTGCCGTCGACCGGGCGGGCGCCACCGCCGTCGAGCGCTCGCTCGGCGTCTGGCCCGCCAAGGTCAGGGACGACCACGACTGA